Part of the Lytechinus pictus isolate F3 Inbred chromosome 18, Lp3.0, whole genome shotgun sequence genome, GAGTCTTTTGCACGTCATATTgtgttctttctctttctttaacACGTACTCTTTTAACCCGATCGGTCCTGACCAATAAGATATATCCCGGATCTTAGTCCCACTCATACATTCTGCTTCATACCTCTGAGTTAGAACATTCAACTCTGCAATTTCTCTTGCCATGCGCTCACGTCCATAAGCTTCAACCTTTTTCCATAAAGTCCGATTGAAATGGTCATACATTTTGTAATCACCAGCATTCCACTCGTTCAGACGGTCCGTCAACGCGTCCGCTTTTGTCGAATTTGTTTGCGAAGTTTTCGCGCCTTTTTCTTTCCCAAGGGGTACCCGGATTTTACTGTTGAGATGAACGATCGTCTGCAGATCCCAACACATAAGATCCTTAAGGAGAATCACTGACTCTTGGAAGAACTCCGTCAGAAGAACAAGATCCATTTTCTCGTCAAGAAATTTGATATAATTATCCACTTTGATGGGGTCATACATGTCTTTCTTATTTAAGCCCAGGTCGTAGAGTTCCGGATCCCTTCCACTGAATCGCCCTTTCTTGTTGAGGTCGTACTTCTCGAAATATAATTTGGGATTTCGCGAAAACTCGTCCAGCTCTACTTTGTATTGGCGCTTCAGGACGCGGTAAGAGTACTGGCTGGAAAAGTGGCTGGCTGCTTCACGGATTAAGGTGACGTACTTGGTGTCCGCAGGCATCACTTTCTTGAAATCTATCAAAGAAATGTGAACAGGGGAGAAAAGATGAGACGTGTTGAAGAATAACGGATTAAGGTCAATGTCTTTACAACAATGGATAGCGTTCGTGAACACCCGGTTCTTACCGAATTGTTTCAAAACatgccatgggcggaaatctgtcccgaaaggtaggggggacaacaggggctgatccagccttcgccaataagggggggggggggcgaaaacattttcagccatatgttaatccccgatcggccgctcgaaggtaatttttgtctgtttcattgaaggagtagtcctcatggtcactttttagctttatccttataaatcaacataaatatatgatatcattgtccttatttatataatgcgagcgcgaagcgcgagcaattttttgggggaaaatttatgtatttttttcctaaaatctgaacattctgggcaatgtttgttatcctgaaaaagatgtatatacaactaaatatttactacgaccgcgaagtgcgagcagaggttaactgatggaaaaggtacctgttaaagactgcttgcaattagccatgaagacgttacatatttcaacaatcaaataatgcgagcgcgaagcgcgagctgaaattttttgaaatttttacctaaagactggaaattctaagcactttttgtaacttaaacatataataggtatataaataaacaattgatgcgaacgcgaagcgcgagcggaaatttttgagatttagacctaagaacgagacattctattcatgttttgtaaatcatgaaaaggatgagtaattggggtcTTTCTTAAACccggtccttacattaataaagcGAGTGCGAAATGCAGccagaaaatgttcatatacgtttaatttgaattgatcgaaaaggtacttgttaaggactgcttgcacttagccatgaagacgtaacatatttcaacaatcaatgctagcgcgaatcgcgagctgaaaatttttgacattttttcaaaaagaatcgaaaattttaatcaatttttgtaatcgtgaacagggtagctatataactaaacaattgatgtaaGCGAAGCTTGCgcagaaaaattcgagatttagacctaaaaaccgggacactctactcatgttttgtaaatcatgaaaaggatgagtaataggggatctttctacattaataatgcgagcacaaagcgcgagcagaaaattttcgatattgtgatctgaaactggataatgatttaaatagagaacaaattgaatatctgaataaacatgagcgtgtttcagatttagacctagaatctcggCATTTTACACATCTatcagcgagcgcgaagcgcgagcttaaactatttgatattccgatctgaaaaaaagagtcaatttcagctatatatttcaagcactttgtaggaaaattgtgaggtggatatgaatcacacttaataaagagctgatatttttcattattatttgagttttgacataggaccgggacatccttaggacaagtcgtaagaaaatgatgactatcttcctattcctcttactaagcgcgagatgaaacaaaagggacaatttaatcattaaatttatatcttatttattaatgcataatgcgggcgagaaatctgatgatattatggcctgaaaactggacatatcaagcacttttgtaattaggaatagaatgcatcagttaaaatatttttaaccatcaatgcgagcgcaaatcgcgggccacaatctttgataaactgtcatgaaaatcaatattgagacatacataaatcgccaattaaaataCGAGTAGCACTAT contains:
- the LOC129281203 gene encoding galactosylceramide sulfotransferase-like; the protein is MSMYRKKIIALLVVAVVYLLILLKTDSEGQSSTETIRHDVGIAASIESYKSEKSPNYIKPLALDRHSDAKFDNQNDLPEMAPKRVSESVTSQNYGSTCTPANDIVYIKVHKTASSTLQNIFYRFGDEKDLTFMLPVRDYYIEGVEKFKPSGLLKPPPGKHYNILANHARFFYEDFKKVMPADTKYVTLIREAASHFSSQYSYRVLKRQYKVELDEFSRNPKLYFEKYDLNKKGRFSGRDPELYDLGLNKKDMYDPIKVDNYIKFLDEKMDLVLLTEFFQESVILLKDLMCWDLQTIVHLNSKIRVPLGKEKGAKTSQTNSTKADALTDRLNEWNAGDYKMYDHFNRTLWKKVEAYGRERMAREIAELNVLTQRYEAECMSGTKIRDISYWSGPIGLKEYVLKKEKEHNMTCKRLGMSEPEFVAHLRKKQKTRLQG